Proteins encoded together in one Cinclus cinclus unplaced genomic scaffold, bCinCin1.1 SCAFFOLD_49, whole genome shotgun sequence window:
- the ZNF692 gene encoding zinc finger protein 692: TTSLVTPPPPQHFPISSISPGLQQSHGRDPCPDLRVTSSLSYGAVAPQIPHLTPPGSHHPCIPLSCPTLSPPLCPQPFPVDSAHGGHPQVRECIRRQKRRELDARRSKCRIRIGGHLERWCRLKEQLGFALHSQLAQFLLDRYSSHGCTWSPGELEQVQPAALQRLVVLSHGHGQECGFVPDIQLPAPGSAAPLVWECVAGHRFSWGGSGGPNSPSRDPLKAAQGCSPSLGAGRRHLLRSATLHSDEAGGEGTARSPHGDRGEELGDGGDSGGTVPSCPLPVPQVPLEPGPVAAAGKSTIPGNDAEPGDEPQEEEEDEDFAEGDDLAYTDDLRDENYHPSLDSNLEPQRRQSQPKARKKPVKEEQPLLEPPLPSSVSLEEKSRRVSHNSSVCRPLKDRLSASPIPNSSPAAPEPSWMQLKEGPPFLETQSQRSCQRQPRASDKDVTQIGPKRIRKAAKREILLCDFEGCGKIFSNRQYLNHHQKYQHVHQKTFTCSEPSCGKSFNFKKHLKEHEKLHSDKRDYICEFCARSFRTSSNLIIHRRIHTGEKPLQCEICGFTCRQKASLNWHMRKHDADSFYQFPCDICGKRFEKRDNVTAHKSKSHPRGVGGPPQPQGIQQHLEPPQPTEPLELLGQVLGSGGDTRRTPLEYGGGDVGQDPGTPQGRGMGKGGS, from the exons ACCACGTCCCTTGTcaccccccccccgccccagcACTTTCCAATATCCTCCATATCCCCAGGACTGCAGCAGAGTCACGGCCGTGACCCCTGCCCAGATTTACGTGTCACCTCCAGTCTCTCCTATGGAGCCGTggcaccccaaattccccaccTGACCCCTCCAGGCTCACACCACCCTTGTATCCCCCTTTCCTGTCCCACTCTGAGCCCCCCTTTGTGCCCCCAGCCCTTTCCTGTAGACTCGGCCCATGGGGGTCATCCGCAGGTCCGGGAGTGCATCCGGCGTCAGAAGCGCAGGGAACTGGACGCGCGACGCAGCAAGTGCCGCATCCGCATTGGGGGTCACCTGGAGCGCTGGTGCCGCCTCAAGGAGCAGCTCGGATTCGCCCTGCACTCCCAGTTGGCCCAGTTCCTCCTTGACAG GTACAGCTCTCATGGCTGCACCTGGAGCCCAG gagagctggagcaggtccagccAGCTGCCCTGCAGCGCCTGGTCGTGCTGTCCCACGGCCACGGCCAGGAGTGTGGCTTTGTTCCAGACAtccagctgccagcaccaggCAGCGCGGCACCGCTGGTTTGGGAGTGCGTGGCTGGGCACCGCTTCTCGTGGGGTGGCTCCGGGGGTCCCAACAGCCCCTCCCGTGACCCCCTGAAAGCGGCCCAGGGGTGCAGCCCCTCCCTGGGCGCTGGGCGCCGCCATCTGCTCCGTAGTGCCACGCTGCACTCTGACGAGGCcggaggagagggaacggccaGGTCACCCCATGGGGATCGGGGCGAGGAGCTGGGAGATGGTGGTGACAGTGGTGGCACAG TGCCCTCCTGTCCCCTTCCAGTCCCCCAGGTACCACTGGAACCGGggcctgtggcagcagctggcaaGAG CACCATCCCAGGGAACGATGCAGAGCCAGGAGATGAACcccaagaggaagaggaggatgaggactTTGCCGAGGGCGACGATTTGGCCTACACTGATGACCTGCGTGATGAGAACTACCACCCATCCCTGGACAG CAACTTAGAGCCACAGCGACGCCAGAGCCAACCCAAGGCCCGCAAGAAGCCAGTCAAagaggagcagcccctgcttGAGCcacccctgcccagctctgtctccttGGAGGAGAAGAGCCGACGTGTCAG CCACAATTCCTCTGTCTGTCGTCCCCTGAAAGACAGGCTCAGCGCCAGTCCCATCCCAAATTCTTCCCCAG cagctccagaaccATCCTGGATGCAGCTGAAAGAGGGACCACCCTTCCTGGAGACCCAATCCCAGCGAAG TTGCCAGCGGCAGCCACGGGCAAGTGACAAGGACGTGACCCAGATCGGCCCCAAGAGGATCAG GAAGGCAGCAAAGCGCGAGATCCTCCTGTGCGACTTTGAGGGCTGCGGCAAAATCTTCTCCAACCGCCAGTACCTGAAT CACCACCAGAAGTACCAGCATGTGCACCAGAAAACCTTCACCTGCTCCGAGCCCAGCTGTGGGAAATCCTTCAACTTCAAGAAGCACTTGAAGGAACACGAGAAGCTGCACAGTG ACAAGCGAGATTACATCTGTGAGTTCTGTGCACGCTCCTTCCGCACCAGCAGCAATTTGATCATCCACCGACGGATCCACACCGGGGAGAAGCCACTCCA GTGTGAGATCTGTGGCTTCACGTGCCGCCAAAAAGCCTCCCTGAACTGGCACATGAGGAAACACGACGCCGACTCCTTCTACCAATTCCCGTGCGACATCTGCGGGAAGAGGTTCGAAAAGCGGGACAACGTCACCGCCCACAAGAGCAAGAGCCACCCCAGGGGGGTCGGGGgacccccccagccccagggaatccagcagcacctggagcccCCCCAGCCGACGGAACCTCTGGAGCTGCTCGGGCAGGTCCTGGGGAGTGGGGGGGATACAAGGAGGACCCCACTGGAGTATGGGGGGGGGGATGTTGGGCAGGATCCAGGTAcgccccagggcagggggatgGGCAAGGGGGGGTCCTAG